A portion of the bacterium genome contains these proteins:
- a CDS encoding AI-2E family transporter, giving the protein MSRERLFAAFFFVVFFALLYQLFVLLVPFAAPLVWAAILALTFYPLTTWLVRAFRGNRDAAAGVLVFGVLLLAILPSLFLGSLLVREAGGAYEWVQQATKDGELTRLFNDLRTSRPGMFVQRLLGPIQERLQLDAQTLLVSATSWVSGAIAGQAGAVAKNALLSLLNGSLMLVALFFFFRDGERMAARLRDLIPMERAHKDEIFTRLYETLAAVVQSMVVIAVVQGVLGGLGYWLIGAMSFAVFLGFLTGIAAFIPMAGAAAVWAPAALYLLVTGYPWRALLLTAWGVGVVSMMDNVLRPLLIGGRARLPTFILLFSILGGVHVYGFVGAFVAPVIVAALLSFVDIYRDLYVEPSIVIVDRTRAGEG; this is encoded by the coding sequence GTGTCGAGGGAGCGACTGTTTGCGGCGTTCTTCTTCGTCGTCTTCTTCGCCCTCCTGTACCAGCTCTTCGTCCTCCTGGTGCCTTTCGCGGCTCCGCTCGTCTGGGCTGCGATCCTGGCCCTCACCTTCTACCCGCTGACCACCTGGCTGGTGCGGGCCTTTCGCGGGAACCGCGACGCCGCCGCCGGCGTGCTCGTCTTCGGCGTTCTGCTGCTGGCCATCCTGCCCTCGCTGTTCCTGGGCTCGCTGCTCGTGCGCGAGGCCGGCGGGGCCTACGAGTGGGTCCAGCAGGCGACGAAGGACGGCGAGCTGACCCGCCTCTTCAACGACCTGCGCACCTCCCGGCCGGGCATGTTCGTCCAACGCCTCCTGGGTCCGATCCAGGAGCGCCTCCAGCTCGACGCGCAGACCCTCCTCGTCTCGGCCACGAGCTGGGTCTCCGGGGCCATCGCCGGCCAGGCCGGCGCGGTCGCCAAGAACGCCCTCCTCAGCCTGCTCAACGGCAGCCTCATGCTCGTCGCCCTGTTCTTCTTCTTCCGCGACGGCGAGCGCATGGCCGCCCGCCTGCGCGACCTGATCCCCATGGAGCGCGCCCACAAGGACGAGATCTTCACGCGCCTCTACGAGACGCTCGCCGCCGTGGTGCAGAGCATGGTCGTCATCGCGGTCGTGCAGGGCGTGCTCGGCGGGCTCGGCTACTGGCTCATCGGGGCGATGTCGTTCGCCGTCTTCCTCGGCTTCCTCACCGGCATCGCGGCGTTCATCCCGATGGCCGGGGCGGCGGCCGTCTGGGCGCCGGCGGCGCTCTACCTCCTCGTCACCGGCTACCCGTGGCGCGCGCTCCTGCTGACGGCCTGGGGCGTCGGCGTCGTCAGCATGATGGACAACGTGCTGCGCCCGCTGCTCATCGGCGGGCGGGCTCGCCTGCCCACGTTCATCCTCCTCTTCTCGATCCTGGGCGGCGTCCACGTGTACGGCTTCGTGGGTGCGTTCGTCGCCCCGGTGATCGTGGCGGCGCTGCTGTCGTTCGTCGACATCTACCGCGATCTCTACGTCGAGCCGTCGATCGTGATCGTCGACCGGACGCGCGCCGGCGAAGGCTGA
- the thrS gene encoding threonine--tRNA ligase: MAEITVTFEDGASVRLPTGTSAGDALRAHVEESGGSKKLLRRAVAARVENGTGAHLVDLSRGLESDCRVAAVMPETADGLEVLRHSTAHLMAHAVQRLYPGTEITIGPVIDNGFYYDFKRPEGFTPEDLARIEETMRAIARENLAVSRETMLRDEAIRLFDAMGERYKVEIIDGIPEPTVSLYRQGDFVDLCRGPHVPSTGHLVAFKLTSVAGAYWRGDSRNEMLQRIYGTAWASQKDLDAYLKRIEEAKQRDHRRLGQQLDLFSLHPIAPGAPFFHPKGALVFNTLVDWVRGLHRKYGYTEVITPLVYKTELWKTSGHYDAFRDGMFLMAADDEEYGVKPMNCPGHCYYFASRKHSYRDLPIRLADFSRLHRFEPSGTLTGLTRVRAFTQDDAHIYCTPDQLDAEIDAFIAMVNEVYAAFGFDRIEVSVQTRPDNFLGRIELWDAAEAALDRAARKTGHAVTVLPGEGAFYGPKIGFDFRDVLERSWTLATIQIDCAMPERFGLAYVTPDGSEATPVMLHRAVLGSIERFIAILLEHTAGKLPLWLAPEQVRVVPVSEKVEAWAQTVRETCVRGGLRADADLRNEKLGYKIREAQLAKVPVVAVVGEREAADGLVAPRIAGQNEEPMALDAFIARIAAEARLPGGAP, from the coding sequence ATGGCCGAGATCACCGTGACGTTCGAGGACGGCGCCAGCGTGCGCCTTCCCACGGGGACCAGTGCCGGCGACGCGCTGCGGGCCCATGTCGAGGAGAGCGGCGGGAGCAAGAAGCTCCTGCGGCGCGCCGTGGCGGCCCGGGTCGAGAACGGGACCGGCGCCCACCTCGTCGATCTGTCGCGCGGGCTCGAGAGCGACTGCCGGGTCGCGGCGGTGATGCCGGAGACTGCGGACGGGCTCGAGGTTCTGCGCCACTCGACGGCGCACCTCATGGCGCATGCCGTCCAGCGCCTGTACCCCGGCACCGAGATCACCATCGGTCCGGTGATCGACAACGGCTTCTACTACGATTTCAAGCGTCCGGAGGGATTCACGCCCGAGGACCTGGCGCGTATCGAGGAGACCATGCGCGCCATCGCGCGCGAGAACCTCGCCGTCAGCCGCGAGACGATGCTGCGCGACGAGGCGATCCGCCTCTTCGACGCGATGGGCGAGCGCTACAAGGTCGAGATCATCGACGGCATCCCCGAGCCCACCGTCTCGCTGTACCGCCAGGGCGATTTCGTCGACCTGTGCCGAGGCCCGCACGTACCCTCGACCGGGCACCTGGTCGCCTTCAAGCTGACCAGCGTCGCCGGTGCCTACTGGCGCGGCGACTCGCGCAACGAGATGCTCCAGCGCATCTACGGGACGGCGTGGGCGAGCCAGAAGGACCTCGACGCGTATCTGAAGCGCATCGAGGAGGCGAAGCAGCGCGACCATCGCCGGCTCGGCCAGCAGCTCGACCTCTTCTCGCTGCACCCGATCGCGCCCGGCGCGCCGTTCTTCCACCCGAAGGGCGCGCTCGTCTTCAACACGCTGGTCGACTGGGTGCGCGGTCTGCACCGCAAGTACGGCTACACCGAGGTCATCACGCCGCTGGTCTACAAGACCGAGCTCTGGAAGACCTCCGGACACTACGACGCCTTCCGCGACGGCATGTTCCTCATGGCCGCCGACGACGAGGAGTACGGCGTCAAGCCGATGAACTGCCCGGGGCACTGCTACTACTTCGCCAGCCGCAAGCACTCGTACCGCGACCTGCCGATCCGACTCGCCGACTTCAGCCGCCTGCACCGCTTCGAGCCGTCCGGCACGCTGACGGGGCTCACGCGCGTGCGCGCCTTCACGCAGGACGACGCCCACATCTACTGCACCCCCGATCAGCTCGACGCGGAGATCGACGCGTTCATCGCCATGGTGAACGAGGTCTACGCCGCGTTCGGCTTCGACCGCATCGAGGTCTCGGTGCAGACGCGCCCCGACAACTTCCTCGGCCGGATCGAGCTGTGGGACGCCGCCGAGGCGGCGCTCGACCGGGCCGCGCGCAAGACCGGTCATGCGGTCACGGTGCTCCCCGGGGAAGGGGCGTTCTACGGGCCCAAGATCGGCTTCGACTTCCGCGACGTGCTCGAGCGCTCGTGGACCCTCGCCACGATCCAGATCGACTGTGCGATGCCCGAGCGCTTCGGTCTCGCATACGTGACGCCGGACGGCAGCGAGGCCACGCCCGTGATGCTCCATCGCGCCGTGCTCGGCTCGATCGAGCGCTTCATCGCCATCCTGCTCGAGCACACGGCCGGCAAGCTGCCGCTCTGGCTCGCGCCGGAGCAGGTGCGCGTCGTGCCGGTGAGCGAAAAGGTCGAGGCCTGGGCGCAGACCGTGCGCGAGACCTGCGTCCGCGGCGGGCTCCGCGCCGACGCGGATCTGCGCAACGAGAAGCTCGGCTACAAGATCCGCGAGGCCCAGCTCGCGAAGGTCCCGGTGGTCGCCGTCGTCGGCGAGCGCGAGGCGGCCGACGGGCTGGTGGCTCCGCGCATCGCCGGGCAGAACGAGGAGCCGATGGCGCTCGACGCCTTCATCGCCCGGATCGCGGCGGAAGCGAGACTTCCAGGAGGTGCCCCATAG
- the rplT gene encoding 50S ribosomal protein L20, with protein sequence MPRAKGGPKTRRRHKKTMKLAKGYVGGRRKTYRQARETVERGLTYAYRDRKQKKRDFRSLWIVRIGAAARQSGLSYSRLMAGLKAAGVVIDRKILAALALDEPKAFAELVGLAKSRLPEPTPAAAGA encoded by the coding sequence ATGCCACGCGCCAAAGGCGGCCCGAAGACGCGCCGCCGCCACAAGAAGACCATGAAGCTCGCGAAGGGCTACGTCGGCGGGCGTCGCAAGACGTATCGCCAGGCCCGCGAGACCGTCGAGCGCGGTCTCACCTACGCCTATCGCGATCGCAAGCAGAAGAAGCGCGACTTCCGCAGCCTGTGGATCGTGCGCATCGGCGCCGCCGCGCGCCAGAGCGGGCTCTCGTACAGCCGCCTCATGGCCGGTCTCAAGGCCGCGGGCGTGGTCATCGACCGCAAGATCCTCGCGGCGCTGGCGCTCGACGAGCCCAAGGCGTTCGCCGAGCTCGTGGGCCTGGCGAAGAGCCGCCTGCCCGAGCCGACTCCCGCAGCCGCCGGCGCGTAG
- the pheT gene encoding phenylalanine--tRNA ligase subunit beta, translating to MRIPLSWLVEFVPWSGSPEALADHLTMAGLKVEAVERHGELDGGIRVGRIDAVEAHPHAERLRVCRVDLGEGSPATLVSGAPGLVAGQLVPVALPGAVLPGGGEIGAVTLRGIASEGVLCSEVELGLGDDASGILVLPAEATAGTRVADLPGVRDVVIEIEVTANRGDWLSILGVAREVAAVTGRKLRVPAPRLREGGGAAGEVVAVQIDDATRCARYAARIVRGVRVGRSPFATRLRLLRAGMRPINDVVDATNWIMLERGQPLHAFDLARLQGGRVVVRGARPGETLVTLDEVTRTLGPDDLVIADAENAIAIAGVMGGRDSEVTEATTDLLLESAFFSPAAVRRTSRRLGLPSQAAHRFERRIDPMGVGPALDAVAALIARHAGGSVAPGVVEQAPGLAALAPEPVRLRPRRVAALLGMPLPRGEVTRRLRALGATWQIDGDALFVTPPSWRGDLVIEEDLAEELARLAGYDAVPTTLPQAPIVGASDSPARSAMRRLRRLLVAQGLQEMVTIGFADEATDDRVPGLLGGGLRPIGLCNPLSSEWTRMRRSPLSGLLRVLRANLAQGAAGVAAFELGKGYGVDADGVRHEPRAVSVVLCGSWPACGVERLGATMGFDDLKGALQGVLAGVGALDEDVRWEASGAVAWLHPGKAAAIRIAGGLVGVAGALHPEVAQVLDLPAEVWLAELDFEQVGHYRPRRAGVRPLPRFPAVARDIAVIVDEVFPADTILEEIRALGDPLIASASVFDCYRGAPIPAGKKSLAFTIAYRAADRTLTDDEVNAVHARVRDHLRARCALELRS from the coding sequence ATGCGCATCCCTCTCAGCTGGCTCGTGGAGTTCGTGCCCTGGTCCGGATCGCCCGAGGCGCTCGCCGACCATCTCACCATGGCGGGCCTGAAGGTCGAGGCGGTCGAGCGCCACGGCGAGCTCGACGGCGGCATCCGCGTGGGGCGGATCGACGCGGTCGAAGCCCATCCCCATGCCGAGCGGCTCCGCGTCTGCCGTGTCGACCTCGGCGAGGGGTCGCCGGCGACGCTCGTGTCGGGCGCGCCCGGCCTGGTCGCGGGACAGCTCGTGCCCGTGGCGCTGCCGGGGGCGGTGCTCCCCGGCGGAGGCGAGATCGGCGCCGTCACCCTGCGCGGCATCGCGTCCGAGGGCGTGCTCTGCTCGGAGGTCGAGCTCGGCCTCGGCGACGACGCCTCCGGCATCCTCGTCCTGCCCGCCGAGGCGACGGCGGGGACACGCGTCGCCGACCTGCCCGGCGTGCGCGACGTCGTGATCGAGATCGAGGTGACGGCGAACCGCGGCGACTGGCTGTCGATCCTCGGCGTCGCGCGCGAGGTGGCCGCCGTGACCGGGCGCAAGCTGCGCGTCCCGGCGCCGCGGCTGCGCGAGGGCGGCGGCGCCGCCGGCGAGGTGGTCGCCGTGCAGATCGACGATGCGACGCGGTGCGCACGCTACGCCGCCCGCATCGTGCGCGGCGTGCGGGTGGGGCGCTCGCCCTTCGCGACGCGGCTGCGCCTGCTGCGCGCGGGCATGCGCCCGATCAACGACGTCGTCGACGCGACCAACTGGATCATGCTCGAGCGCGGCCAGCCGCTGCACGCCTTCGACCTCGCCCGCCTGCAGGGCGGGCGCGTCGTCGTGCGCGGGGCGCGGCCCGGCGAGACGCTGGTGACGCTCGACGAGGTCACGCGGACGCTCGGCCCCGACGACCTCGTGATCGCCGACGCGGAGAACGCGATCGCGATCGCCGGCGTCATGGGCGGCCGCGACTCCGAGGTGACGGAGGCGACCACGGACCTGCTGCTCGAGAGCGCGTTCTTCTCCCCCGCGGCGGTGCGGCGGACGAGCCGCCGGCTCGGGCTGCCGTCGCAGGCGGCGCACCGCTTCGAGCGGCGCATCGACCCGATGGGTGTGGGCCCGGCGCTCGACGCGGTGGCGGCGCTGATCGCCCGCCACGCCGGGGGCAGCGTCGCGCCCGGGGTCGTCGAGCAGGCGCCGGGGCTGGCGGCGCTGGCGCCGGAGCCCGTGCGGCTGCGTCCGCGCAGGGTGGCTGCGCTTCTCGGCATGCCGCTCCCGCGCGGCGAGGTCACCCGGCGGCTGCGCGCGCTCGGCGCCACCTGGCAGATCGACGGCGACGCGCTGTTCGTCACGCCGCCGTCGTGGCGCGGCGACCTCGTCATCGAGGAGGACCTGGCCGAGGAGCTCGCGCGGCTCGCCGGCTACGACGCCGTGCCGACGACGCTCCCGCAGGCCCCGATCGTCGGCGCCAGCGACAGCCCCGCACGCAGCGCGATGCGGCGGCTGCGCCGGCTGCTGGTGGCGCAGGGGCTCCAGGAGATGGTCACGATCGGCTTCGCCGACGAGGCGACGGACGATCGAGTGCCGGGTCTTCTGGGCGGCGGGCTGCGGCCGATCGGGCTCTGCAATCCGCTCTCCTCGGAGTGGACGCGCATGCGGCGCTCGCCGCTGAGCGGGCTTCTGCGCGTGCTGCGCGCGAACCTCGCGCAGGGGGCGGCCGGGGTCGCCGCGTTCGAGCTGGGCAAGGGCTACGGCGTCGACGCCGACGGCGTGCGCCACGAGCCGCGGGCGGTGAGCGTGGTTCTCTGCGGCAGCTGGCCCGCCTGCGGCGTGGAGCGCCTCGGCGCGACGATGGGGTTCGACGATCTGAAGGGCGCGCTCCAGGGCGTGCTGGCGGGCGTCGGTGCGCTGGACGAGGACGTGCGCTGGGAGGCGAGCGGCGCGGTGGCGTGGCTCCATCCGGGGAAGGCGGCGGCGATCCGGATTGCCGGCGGGCTGGTCGGCGTGGCCGGAGCGCTCCACCCAGAAGTCGCGCAGGTGCTCGATCTTCCTGCGGAAGTGTGGCTCGCTGAGCTTGACTTCGAGCAGGTGGGTCACTATCGTCCGCGCCGCGCTGGCGTCCGGCCCTTGCCACGCTTCCCTGCCGTCGCCCGCGACATCGCCGTCATCGTCGACGAAGTCTTTCCGGCCGACACGATCCTCGAGGAGATCCGGGCCTTGGGCGATCCGCTCATCGCATCAGCGAGTGTGTTCGACTGCTATCGGGGCGCACCGATCCCGGCGGGGAAGAAGAGCCTCGCGTTCACGATCGCGTATCGCGCCGCCGACCGCACGCTGACCGACGACGAGGTGAACGCCGTCCATGCCCGGGTCCGGGACCACCTGCGCGCCCGCTGCGCGCTCGAGCTGCGGAGCTAG
- a CDS encoding nitronate monooxygenase: protein MPALEPSNVPPRLRTPICDLFGIEVPICLAGMGGVSMAPLVAAVSNGGGLGIMGAANLVPDGLRAEIRRTRELTTRPFAVDLLAPIPEMIEPFLPVLFDEGVELFVAGLAVPGKHVAEMKRRGMKVVVMCGKVSHARHAQEAGADVVVAQGGEAGGHTGEIGTLALVPQVVDAVRIPVLAAGGIVDGRGVVAALALGAQGAVIGTRFIATPEATAARQYREALVAARQDDTVRTRCYSGKPLRTLRNPYVAEYEAHPETIARFPEQLLVSTQRGVMAYWDPEIDPERNCMPAGQGVGGFREIRPAGDVLRDVVAQAEGILARGLVTAA, encoded by the coding sequence ATGCCCGCGCTCGAGCCGTCAAACGTGCCCCCCCGTCTGCGCACGCCGATCTGCGATCTGTTCGGGATCGAGGTGCCGATCTGTCTCGCCGGGATGGGCGGCGTCTCGATGGCGCCCCTGGTGGCGGCGGTCTCGAACGGCGGCGGGCTCGGCATCATGGGCGCCGCGAACCTGGTTCCCGACGGCCTGCGGGCGGAGATCCGCCGCACGCGCGAGCTGACGACGCGGCCGTTCGCGGTCGATCTGCTGGCGCCGATCCCGGAGATGATCGAGCCGTTCCTCCCCGTGTTGTTCGACGAGGGCGTGGAGCTCTTCGTCGCCGGGCTCGCGGTGCCGGGGAAGCACGTCGCCGAGATGAAGCGTCGGGGGATGAAGGTCGTCGTCATGTGCGGCAAGGTCTCGCACGCACGCCACGCGCAGGAGGCGGGGGCCGACGTCGTCGTGGCGCAGGGCGGCGAGGCGGGCGGGCACACCGGCGAGATCGGCACGCTGGCGCTCGTGCCCCAGGTCGTCGACGCGGTCCGCATCCCGGTGCTCGCCGCGGGCGGCATCGTCGACGGGCGCGGCGTGGTGGCGGCGCTGGCGCTCGGCGCCCAGGGCGCCGTCATCGGTACGCGCTTCATCGCCACCCCCGAGGCGACCGCCGCGCGTCAGTATCGTGAGGCGCTGGTGGCGGCGCGGCAGGACGACACGGTCCGCACGCGCTGCTACTCCGGCAAGCCGCTGCGCACCCTGCGCAACCCGTACGTCGCCGAGTACGAGGCGCACCCCGAGACCATCGCGCGCTTCCCGGAGCAGCTCCTCGTCTCCACGCAGCGCGGGGTGATGGCCTACTGGGACCCGGAGATCGACCCGGAGCGGAACTGCATGCCGGCGGGGCAGGGCGTCGGCGGGTTTCGCGAGATCCGGCCGGCGGGCGACGTGCTGCGCGACGTCGTCGCGCAGGCCGAGGGCATCCTCGCGCGCGGGCTCGTCACCGCGGCGTGA
- the rpmI gene encoding 50S ribosomal protein L35: MPKLKTNRATAKRFTKTATGKIKRRRAFLRHINGYMTRKRKRALSRPALVSPADEYNINRLLPYA, encoded by the coding sequence ATGCCGAAGCTCAAGACGAACCGCGCCACCGCGAAGCGCTTCACGAAGACCGCGACGGGCAAGATCAAGCGCCGCCGGGCCTTCCTGCGCCACATCAACGGGTACATGACCCGCAAGCGGAAGCGCGCGCTCAGCCGTCCCGCGCTCGTCTCGCCGGCGGACGAGTACAACATCAATCGCCTGCTGCCCTACGCCTGA
- the infC gene encoding translation initiation factor IF-3 produces MAKLEERVRINQQIRAREVRVIDDDGAQLGVMTPQEAQRVADAKELDLVEVAPTANPPVCRIMDYGKFRYSQKKKAQESRKKNAASQLKEVKLGSQTGVHDVEFKVGHIREFIGEGHRVKVTVFFRGRQITHPELGRAMLERIAEMVTEIASVEQSPRMEGRSMSMMLVGK; encoded by the coding sequence ATAGCGAAGCTCGAGGAACGCGTCCGGATCAATCAGCAGATCCGGGCCCGCGAGGTGCGGGTGATCGACGACGACGGCGCGCAGCTCGGGGTGATGACGCCCCAGGAGGCCCAGCGCGTCGCCGATGCGAAGGAGCTCGACCTCGTCGAGGTCGCGCCGACGGCCAATCCGCCGGTCTGCCGGATCATGGATTACGGCAAGTTCCGCTACTCGCAGAAGAAGAAGGCCCAGGAGTCGCGGAAGAAGAACGCCGCGAGCCAGCTGAAGGAGGTGAAGCTGGGCTCGCAGACGGGCGTGCACGACGTCGAGTTCAAGGTCGGGCACATCCGCGAGTTCATCGGCGAGGGCCACCGCGTGAAGGTGACCGTCTTCTTCCGCGGCCGTCAGATCACGCACCCCGAGCTCGGCCGGGCGATGCTCGAACGCATCGCCGAGATGGTCACCGAGATCGCCAGCGTCGAGCAGTCGCCCCGCATGGAGGGGCGCAGCATGTCCATGATGCTGGTGGGCAAGTAG
- a CDS encoding integration host factor subunit alpha yields the protein MTKADIVERIYEKVGFSKKEATDVVEKIFEVVKQHLEQGEKVKVSGFGNFVVNEKRPRKGRNPQTGEEIVISGRRVLTFKASQVLKKTMNGEPVTASDRDDE from the coding sequence ATGACGAAGGCCGACATCGTGGAGCGCATCTACGAGAAGGTGGGCTTCTCGAAGAAGGAGGCCACCGACGTGGTCGAGAAGATATTCGAGGTCGTGAAGCAGCACCTCGAGCAGGGCGAGAAGGTCAAGGTCTCCGGCTTCGGTAACTTCGTCGTCAACGAGAAGCGCCCGCGCAAGGGGCGCAACCCGCAGACGGGCGAGGAGATCGTCATCTCCGGCCGGCGCGTGCTCACGTTCAAGGCCAGTCAGGTTCTGAAGAAGACCATGAACGGAGAGCCGGTGACGGCGAGCGACCGCGACGACGAATGA
- a CDS encoding acetyl-CoA acetyltransferase: MALPLPVLVGAGQVTDRPADPRAGLEPLALMEAAARAALADAGPAAALRDAVDTVAVVTNVFHDYLDTASMLAARLGCRPGRRLLSTWGGNTPISLLAHCCDEIAAGRSAIALIAGGEAFHTMRALGKAGIPSPWTPPADTPAPRWGDTRQGTSDLEARHGAREATVTYALVENAYRAARGLSLDAHRAELGAYAARCTRVAAENPHAWFPVARDAAALTAVTPVNRMVAFPYPKRLNAILEVNQGAALLVASEEAARRLGVARSGMVYPRAGVDVAEHWFLTERENYHTLPGLRRAGAALLAAADTSLDAIAHLDLYSCFPIAARLTADMLGLAPDADRPLTVTGGLPWFGGAGNDYATHALAAMRARLLADGGGLGLVHALGWNLTKHALVVLGTTPAPYGWTRVASAPLQARIDARPRPALAPEADGRATVEAYTVVHGRDGGPERGVVIGRLHDQRRFIAELPCDTGLLADLERAEGVGVAGTVRCDRGHNVFAPA; this comes from the coding sequence ATGGCCCTTCCGCTTCCCGTCCTCGTCGGCGCCGGCCAGGTGACCGACCGCCCCGCCGATCCCCGCGCGGGGCTCGAGCCGCTCGCCCTCATGGAGGCCGCCGCGCGCGCCGCACTGGCCGACGCAGGCCCCGCGGCGGCGCTGCGCGACGCGGTCGACACCGTCGCCGTGGTCACCAACGTCTTCCACGACTACCTCGACACCGCGAGCATGCTCGCCGCCCGCCTCGGCTGCCGGCCCGGACGCCGCCTGCTCTCGACCTGGGGCGGCAATACGCCGATCTCGCTCCTGGCGCACTGCTGCGACGAGATCGCCGCCGGGCGCAGCGCGATCGCGCTCATCGCCGGCGGCGAGGCCTTCCACACCATGCGCGCGCTCGGCAAAGCCGGCATCCCGTCGCCGTGGACGCCGCCCGCCGACACGCCCGCACCGCGCTGGGGCGACACCCGCCAGGGCACGAGCGACCTCGAGGCGCGCCATGGCGCGCGCGAAGCGACCGTCACCTACGCGCTGGTCGAGAACGCCTACCGCGCGGCGCGCGGCCTCTCCCTCGACGCCCACCGCGCCGAGCTCGGCGCCTACGCGGCGCGCTGCACGCGGGTCGCCGCCGAGAACCCGCACGCCTGGTTCCCCGTGGCACGCGACGCCGCCGCGCTCACCGCCGTGACGCCCGTGAACCGCATGGTCGCGTTCCCCTACCCGAAGCGCTTGAACGCCATCCTCGAGGTGAACCAGGGTGCCGCGCTCCTGGTGGCGAGCGAGGAGGCCGCGCGCCGCCTCGGCGTCGCCCGCTCGGGCATGGTCTATCCGCGCGCCGGAGTCGACGTCGCCGAGCACTGGTTCCTCACCGAGCGCGAGAACTACCACACCCTTCCCGGCCTGCGCCGGGCGGGCGCGGCGTTGCTCGCCGCCGCCGACACGTCCCTCGACGCCATCGCGCACCTCGACCTCTACTCGTGCTTCCCGATCGCCGCGCGGCTCACGGCCGACATGCTCGGGCTGGCGCCGGACGCCGATCGCCCGCTCACCGTCACCGGCGGCCTGCCCTGGTTCGGCGGCGCCGGCAACGACTACGCGACGCACGCCCTCGCCGCGATGCGCGCACGCCTGCTCGCCGACGGCGGCGGGCTCGGGCTGGTGCACGCCCTCGGCTGGAACCTGACCAAGCACGCGCTCGTCGTCCTCGGGACGACGCCGGCGCCGTACGGCTGGACGCGCGTCGCGAGCGCGCCGCTCCAGGCCCGGATCGACGCCCGTCCCCGTCCCGCCCTGGCGCCGGAAGCCGACGGCCGTGCGACCGTCGAGGCCTACACGGTGGTCCACGGGCGTGACGGAGGCCCGGAGCGCGGCGTCGTCATCGGCCGCCTGCACGACCAGCGGCGCTTCATCGCCGAGCTGCCGTGCGACACGGGGCTCCTCGCGGACCTCGAGCGGGCGGAGGGCGTCGGCGTCGCGGGCACGGTGCGCTGCGACCGCGGCCACAACGTCTTCGCCCCCGCCTGA
- a CDS encoding phenylalanine--tRNA ligase subunit alpha → MDAELAQLRAAATAEVAAAADAEAIEAIRLRYLGRKGSLNQILRGLGRLSAEERPRLGAVANEVKEAIAGALDARGAALAHEAMARALAEERIDVTLPGRRRPQGRVHPLRQTEDDIVDIFLSMGFSVAEGPEIEDDFHNFEGLNFPPDHPARDSQDTFFVEGGPDLLLRTHTSPVQLRVMRSQPPPVRAVVPGTVYRRDDLDATHSPMFQQVEVFMIDDRVTFADLKGVLAEFARRLFGPQTRVRFRSSFFPFTEPSAEVDVSCVRCPNAPAAPDADCRVCKGSGWLEILGAGMIHPNVLRAGGYDPETVRGFAFGLGTERVAMLRHGLDELRGFYDNDLRFLEQF, encoded by the coding sequence TTGGACGCGGAGCTCGCACAGCTCCGCGCGGCGGCGACGGCGGAGGTCGCCGCCGCCGCGGACGCCGAGGCGATCGAAGCGATCCGGCTCCGCTACCTGGGGCGCAAGGGGTCGCTGAACCAGATACTGCGCGGTCTCGGACGGCTCTCCGCCGAGGAGCGGCCGCGCCTCGGCGCGGTCGCCAACGAGGTGAAGGAGGCGATCGCCGGCGCTCTCGACGCGCGCGGCGCCGCGCTCGCGCACGAGGCGATGGCCCGCGCTCTCGCCGAGGAGCGCATCGACGTGACGCTGCCGGGGCGCCGACGCCCGCAGGGCCGCGTCCATCCGCTCCGCCAGACCGAGGACGACATCGTCGACATCTTCCTCTCCATGGGCTTCTCGGTGGCCGAGGGGCCGGAGATCGAAGACGACTTCCACAACTTCGAGGGTCTCAACTTCCCGCCCGACCATCCGGCCCGTGACAGCCAGGACACGTTCTTCGTCGAGGGCGGCCCGGATCTCCTCCTGCGCACGCACACCTCGCCGGTGCAGCTGCGCGTGATGCGCAGCCAACCGCCGCCGGTACGCGCGGTGGTGCCGGGGACGGTCTACCGCCGCGACGACCTCGACGCGACGCACTCGCCGATGTTCCAGCAGGTCGAGGTCTTCATGATCGACGACCGCGTGACCTTCGCCGACTTGAAGGGCGTCCTCGCCGAGTTCGCGCGACGGCTCTTCGGGCCGCAGACACGCGTGCGGTTCCGCTCGAGCTTCTTCCCGTTCACGGAGCCGAGCGCCGAGGTTGACGTCTCGTGCGTGCGCTGCCCGAACGCGCCGGCGGCGCCCGACGCCGACTGCCGCGTGTGCAAGGGCTCCGGATGGCTCGAGATCCTGGGTGCCGGGATGATCCACCCGAACGTGCTGCGCGCCGGCGGCTACGATCCGGAGACGGTGCGCGGCTTCGCGTTCGGGCTCGGCACCGAGCGGGTCGCGATGCTGCGCCACGGGCTCGACGAGCTGCGCGGGTTCTACGACAACGACCTGCGGTTCCTCGAGCAGTTCTGA